The Myxocyprinus asiaticus isolate MX2 ecotype Aquarium Trade chromosome 4, UBuf_Myxa_2, whole genome shotgun sequence nucleotide sequence GTGAAGCTGTCCAGTGCTGTTAAACTAAACATCAGCACTAACATCAGTACAGTCAGATTAGAGGaaagaactgttgtataatagcACACAATCAACAGTAAACACCTTTCTGACCTGTGTCACAGCAGACTCCTGGAGCGGCGCAGCGACCCTCATCAGAGCCACAGAGTTTTCCGGCAGTCTGGCACGGAGATGGCAGATATTCCTCCTCCTGGCAGCGCGCCATCTGCGGGGAACCCATGAGACAGCCGATCTCCTCACCACAACAAATACTGGGGCCAAAACAGTGGCCCTTATCTCCGGGGCCGCATGCCAAACACTACCAATACACACAAGCCTGATTTACATACTGCAATATTTTCACTTTGCCTTTTAAGTTTGCTTTAATCCTTtaataacactttacaacaaggttgtatttgttaacattagataatcaaCAATGAACAAATGTCTATTACAGAATTAATTAATCTCGGTTCATGatcatttatgaaaatacaattgttcattgttagttcataatgcattcattTTAACGTAtgaaacttttcattttaaaatgcattagttTATAGAAATTaccattaatcaagattaatacatGCAAGTATTGTTCATTTATAGTTAATATTCAGTGATGTAGTTAAAgataatgaatacaaccttactgtaaagtgttaccaatctgTTAAAGTTTGTTCAATAACtcctttttttattaattttattatttttcattaaacctACGTAGAGCTTTTTGAATTTCCAAAGTAAATGAAATACACTTGCCCTTTTAAGTGGTTTAACAATATAGGTTAGACGGTTTTCCTAATTTTGTTAAGATAACatctgggatttaaaatctaatttaaacctgaaaataaaaagaACGTTTAAggatttaaagaaaaagaaaaaaaaaaaaaattaataacaaaattccattaaattcagtaaattcagaaattaaattaaaacttcagttatttcattttttagtttattaaagattactaaattcaattggatggaattttgtaatgagTATATATGTCCATGTTaactaatttataaaaaaaaaaaaactccaaagaAGCATGCTATTAAAATAAAAGAGACGGAACAAATAATAAGACATTCTCAAATTTATTTtgagaaattattatttattcaataatcaaaacaagcaagtacaaccccccattatttaaaccatgatcaatggaaacatacaAATgttcaatgttcaagccaaatctacgtcTCAGCCTGTATAGATATAAAACCATCTATATAAAGTATGTTTGATTCACCTGTCTCGAGCCGGGCTCCAGTAAAGCTCGTTTTCCTCCTCTCGGGCAGTTCTGAATGTAACATGCTGATGAGAGACACAGCAGTCCAGTGACACACAGCAGAAGCACAGCGGAGACCGACATTGTCGAGATCTTGGAAACTTCATGGTCTCAGGCTCAACAGCTCTTTATAGAAACACACCTGTGATGTCTGTCCTAACGTCATCCCCTTCACTTAATGCAATTCAATCCATTTACAATGACTCCCGTGGGGACGCCATCAATTTATGATGAAGAGAATAATTATGAGACAATAAGACGTTGCACATCATTGCCTTGTTATTCAACATCATTGTCAGTCATTCCAACTAAAAGAAGAAAAATTACTGCGGTCCGTAACAAAACGAATACATGATTGATTACAATACAATCATGCATacctgaagaaaaataatttaGAAATGCACAATTACTACGACCACCCGAGAGCTCTTAGCATGTAaaacaatgcattaaaaaaaaatagcaaaaactgAACAGAAGTAGGCCTTACGTGTGCTCTATTAATCACACAGGTGTTTCATTTTCAAAGAAAACTTGGAACTTTTTATTGCAGCGCTTCCAGTGTTACCGGATCGAACCATGTCAAAACCAAATTTCAGAAGCTTCCCCGGCTCAAAATTTagattttgataattgttttacaggtgaaaaatgaaaagaacaaatataaataaataaatgatgctgTGAGCTAAAATATTAAATGCTATGGATCAATTTAATCCATTGTTTTGCAGAGGGGGGTTGAAATTACAATTTTCACctgtgattttggagcaaaactacaggtcaaaaaaattCCCTTAGAcaggtgtcagcatcatgattGTATTTTTACACATAGATAGGgagatctattactaaaatcagttgacttcagcacctcttgttgcattaacTGCCAATGGTgaaagtccaaaaatgggaagaaacacttttttgtgtcgtttttccaaagttggagcgCCTATAACtctagaagtattaaagatatcttaatatcctgtTAGAGTCTGGTTCATAACAAACTGTTCTTTTTGCCTCTTGATTTTTAAGGCCCTGTTTCGTTGACTACCAGAGATATGggactctcaatgtggctccgttagtaaattttacccattttaaatcgtcaaaaacgttttttttttttttactagaaatgttCATTTCTAGTCAGTGCAATGCATATATTTAGTTTTTGGATTTTAGAAATGAACATCTGCAAAGCTCTGAAATGCATCATTAGGAGTTCAAACTGTATTTGCACTAAATGTCTAGTCTGATTGAGTCTTCATCTGTCCTAAAAGTGTCAGtgtcaaaaagtgtcaaaaaaaaataaatatctaaaatttAACAATTCACCACATTGacagccccatatctctgggatttaatcaTGCAGGGTGCTAAAAATTAAAACACCAAAAGGAacgtttgttctgaaccagaatccaaaaggatattaagatatctttaatacttctggagttataggtgctccaactttggaaaaatctCATTTTTGGACTCGCACCAttggcatactgtataatgcaacaagaggtgctgaagtcaactgctTTTAGTAGTAGATCTATCTATAATATCTCTgtgtaaaataaaatcatgatgctgacacccTTCTAAGGTGTCTATTTTtgttacctgtagttttgctgcAAAATCATGAGCGAAAATTGTCAATTTggcccccctctacaaaataatgattgacaCAGGAAACATTGatccatgcattttatattttgtcttacagcatcatttttgtttatgtttcttcagaaaaagtttagcaaaataaaaaatttcacacAGGGAATTTTCAAAAATTTGGTTGATTTTACATGGAATAACCCATTTGGATTTTCCAGACAAGTTCTGACTCCACTGAAGGACAAATGTCGACATGTCTGACATGTTTTAGACACGTCTGCCAACAGATTCTGATTGGGTTCCGAAACAACTGTtgaacaaaacattgataaaccTTGAGAGATTTTCAAAGTTTTCAAATGTACACTTTAAAGATAGAAACACTCTTGAAGAAgatgcccccccaccccccaccgcATGTTAGCGTGTTCAGAGCTGAGGTCACATATCAAACGGAAATGCTCCAAAATGCATCATC carries:
- the LOC127440058 gene encoding vasotocin-neurophysin VT 2, giving the protein MSVSAVLLLCVTGLLCLSSACYIQNCPRGGKRALLEPGSRQCLACGPGDKGHCFGPSICCGEEIGCLMGSPQMARCQEEEYLPSPCQTAGKLCGSDEGRCAAPGVCCDTEGCKLDPNCSEDSKSDEPADQNTTILGASPGELLLRLLHPNNRKHNQY